The genomic window TGATCCGACGGAGGGAATCCCCGATGCCCCACCTTCGTCGCGCAGCCGCACTGGTTGCCGTGACCCTCATCCTCGCCGCCTGCTCCGATTCCGGCACCGGTAAGGCCGCCGACAGCACCATCACCATCTTCAACGGTGCCAACGGCACGATCGTGGAGAACTGGAACCCGTTCTCCCCGACCCAGCTGCAGCCCGCCCAGGGCCCGATCTACGAGGCTCTGTACTGGTACAACGTGGCCACCGAGGCGGCTCCCCAGCCGATGCTCGGCACCGATTACGGCTGGAACGCCGACGGCACCGAGCTGACCATCACCACCCGTGAGGGCGTGCAGTGGTCGGACGGGCAGCCGTTCTCGGCCAAGGACGTGGCGTTCACGTTCGACCTGATCAAACGGAACAAGGCGATCAACGCGACCGGCCTGACCCTGACCGGTTCGGTGGCCAAGGACGACAAGACCGCCGTGCTCACCTTCGCGAAGAAGTCGTTCACCAACGAGGCCGCCATCATCGGCCATACGCCGATCATTCCCGAGCACGTCTGGAGCACGATCGGCGACCCGGCGAAGACGATCAACCAGAACCCGGTCGGCACCGGCCCGTTCAAACTGAAGTCGTTCTCGTCGCAGAGCTACCTGCTGGAGAAGAACCCGAACTACTGGCAGCCCGGCAAACCGAAAATCCAGAACGTCCGGTACCTCTCGCTGGCCACCGCCGACGCCGCCAGCGCCGCCCTCACCGCCGGTCAGGTCGACTGGATGAGCAGCTTCCTGCCCGGTCTGGAGCAACTGCTGCAGAACCACAAGGAGCTCTCGTACGTGAACACGCCCGTGCTCACGGCCTCGATCTTCACGTGCGCCAATGCCGCACTCGGCTGTTCCGGGCCACAGACCGAGACCGCCGTCCGACAGGCGATCTATCACGCTCTGAACCGGGACCAGCTCAACAAACTGGCCGGCGGCGGATTCGCCGGCACCGCGTCACCGACGTTGCTGCTGCCCGAGCGGGACCGGAAATGGATTTCCGATCCGTCGCAGGTGACCATTCCCGGCACCCCGGACGTGGCCCGGGCGAATCAGATCCTCGACGACGCGGGATGGGTCAGGGGCGGCGACGGTATCCGTACCAAAGAGGGTCAGAAATTGACTTTGACCGTCCAGTCCGTCACCGGCTGGAGCGATTTCATCTCACTCAACGACGCGATGGCCCAGCAGCTCAAAGAAGTCGGCATCGAACTGAAACCGACCCAGCTGTCCTGGAACGAATGGAACAACAATCAGGTGCAGGGCCGATATCAGCTCTCGCTGGACTCGATCGGGCTCGGCGCGAACGCCAACCCGTATCACACCTACCAGCCGAAATACGCCACGGTGACCACCGCGAAAGTCGGCGAGACGGCCAGCACCAGCGGAAACTACTCCCGGTACAGCAACCCGGTGGTCGACCGGGCGGTCGAGATCGCGGCCGGCACCAACGACGAGGCCGTGCAACAGGAGCAGTACACGATCATCCAGAAGGAGATCACCCGCGACCTGCCGTACATCCCGATCTACGTGAACTCGCTGCTCACCGAATTCAACACCAGCCGCGCCACCGGCTGGCCCACCGACGAGAACAAATACGCCCTGCCCGCCTCCTGGAAAGTCTGGGACAACGGCATCGTGCTGGCCACCATCGAGCCGGTTGAATAGCGTGTACCACCTGCTCCGCAAACTCGGGTTCTACCTGATCGCGTTCTGGGCGGCGGTCACCGTCAACTTCGCCATCCCGCGGCTGATGCCCGGTGACCCGGTCGAGATCATGCTGTCCAAACTCGGACAGAAGGGCCCGGTGACACCGGAGACCCGGCAGGCCGTCGAGGCGCTGCTCGGCACCGGGACCAGCCGGCCGGTGTGGTCGCAGTACAGCGACTACCTGGCCGGTCTGGCCCGCGGTGACCTGGGCGTCTCGGTGGTGTTCTTCCCAGCCCCGGTCAGCACGATCATCGGGCAGACCCTGCCCTGGACGATCGGGCTGATCGGGCTGGCCACCGTGATCAGTTTCCTGACCGGCGTGGGCCTGGGCACCCTGGCCGGCTGGAAACGCGGCTCGTGGCTGGACAACCTGATCCCGGTCACCACGATGTTCCAGTCGGTGCCGTACTTCTGGCTGGCCCTGATCCTGCTCTTCCTGCTCGGCAGCGTCTGGCCGTTCTTCCCGCTCAACGGCGGTTACGACGTCTACAACGTCACGCCCGGCTGGAACGGGCCGTTCCTCGGATCAGTGCTCTACTACGGCACCCTGCCCGCGCTCACCATCATCATCTCGTCGATCGGCGGGTGGATGCTCGGCATGCGCAACATGATGGTCGCCACCCTCTCCGAGGACTACATGCTCACCGCCGAGGCGAAAGGGCTGCGCCCCGGACGGATCATGCGGCGGTACGCGGCCCGTAACGCCGTACTCCCGTCGGTCTCCGGTTTCGCCATCTCGCTGGGTTTCGTGGTCGCCGGGTCGATCGTCACCGAGGCGGTCTTCTCCTACCCCGGCATCGGCTCGGCCCTGCTCCAGGCGGTCGGCGGCAACGACTACGCGCTCATGCAGGGCATCTTCCTGATCATCACGCTGGCGGTGCTCGGCGCGAACCTGCTCGTCGACCTGCTCTACTCGGTGATCGATCCCCGCACCCGGGCCACGTCATGAGCGGCAAACTCACCGCCGGGCTGATTCTCGGCGCGCCGATCGTGATCTTCGGGCTGATCGGCCCGCTGCTCGTGCAGGACCCGTCCCGGGTCGGCGACATCGGCCTGGCCGGCCCCAGCGGCGGGCACCTGCTCGGCACCACCCAAACCGGACAAGACATTCTAGCCCAATTGGCGTACGCCACCCGAGGCTCACTGATCGTCGGCGCCATCGTCGGCGTCCTCACGCTGCTGCTGTCCGGGTTCTTCGGCATCGTCGGCGCCTACGCCGGCGGCTGGACCGACGAAGCGTTCTCCCTGTTCACCAACGTCATGCTGGTCATCCCCGGCCTGCCACTGGTCATCGTGATCTCCACCTACCTGCCGGAACGCAGCCTGGTCCTGGTCTCGATCGTGCTCGCCATCACCAGCTGGGCCGGCGCCGCCCGAGTCCTGCGCGGCTCCACCCTCAGCCTGCGCAACCGTGACTACGTGCGGGCCAGCCGGGTCGCCGGGGAGAAACGCTGGCGGATCCTGCTCGTCGAGATCCTGCCCAACCTGATCCCACTGCTGGCCGCCCAGGTGGTCTTCGCGATCATCTTCGCGATCCTCGGCGAGGCCGGGCTCTCCTACCTCGGACTGGGCGCCACCGGCTCGTTCACCTGGGGAACCATGCTCTACTACGCGCAGAACGGCCTCGCCCTGCGACTCGGCGCGTGGTGGTGGTTCGTACCGCCGGGCCTGCTCCTCGCCCTTTTCGGCGCCGCCCTCGCGCTGATCAACTTCTCGATCGACGAGATCATCAACCCACGGCTGCGCGATCAGACCCGGGCCGCCCGCCGGGGCTGGCGGATGTCACGCGAGCAGCTGCGCAAGGCCAAGGAGGCGACGCTGTGAGCGAACCGGTGCTGTCCGTCGAGGACTTCAGCGTCGACTACCTCGTCGACCCCGTGGTGCACGCCGTCAAGAACGTCACCTTCAGCCTGGCGCGGGGCGAGGTCCTCGGACTGGCGGGGGAGAGCGGCTGCGGCAAGAGCACCCTGGCGTACGGGATGGTCCGCCTGCTGAAACCCCCGGCGGCCGTCACCTCGGGGCGGGTGGTGGCCGGTGACGTGGACTGGGGATCGCTCGGGCCGGAGGAGTTGCGGGCGGCGCGCTGGGACCGGATCTCGATGGTGTTCCAGGGGGCGATGAACTCGCTCAACCCGGTGATCACGATCCGTGAGCAGCTCGAAGACGTCTACCTGACGCACCGGCCCCGGATGAGCCGCCGGGAACGCCGGGACCGCTGCGGTGAGCTGCTGGAACGGGTCGGGGTGGACCGGGCCCGGTTGCGGTCCTATCCGCATGAGCTGTCCGGCGGGATGCGGCAGCGGGTGATGATCGCGATGGCGATGGCCCTGGAACCAGCGGTCATGATCATGGACGAGCCGACGACCGCGCTCGACGTCGTGGTGCAGCGCGACATCCTGCGGGAGATCAGCCGGTTGCGCGACGAGCTGGGGTTCGCGGTCCTGTTCATCACCCACGACCTGCCGCTGCTGCTGGAGATCAGTGATCGGATCGCGGTGATGAAGGACGGCTCGATCGTCGAACTCGCCTCCGCTTCCGGGTTGTACACCGATCCACAGCACCCGTATACACAACAGTTGCTGGCGGCATTCCCCAGTCTGACCGGCTCGCGTGGGGCGTTCCTGCGGGCGGCGTCATGAGCGAGCTGGTCGCCCAAGGGCTGACCAAGGTCTATCGGGGTGGGATCCGGGCGGTCGACGACGTCAGTCTCACCCTGGCTCATGGGCGGACCACGGCACTCGTCGGGCAGAGCGGCAGCGGCAAGTCGACCATCGCCAATCTGCTGCTTCAGCTCGAACGGCCCAGTGCTGGGCGGATCCTGCTCGACGGGGTGCCGGTCAGGCGCCGGGGGCTGAAGCAGTATCGGCGTACCGTTCAGATGGTCTTTCAGGATCCGTTCGCTTCGTTGAATCCGTTTCACACGGTGGCGCATCATTTGGCTCGGCCGCTTAACCTGCACAATCCTCGGCTAGCCGTAGCTGAGACAGGTAATCGGGTGGCTCGGCTGCTCGAACGGGTCCACCTGGACCCCGCCCTGGCCGGCCGCCGCCCGCACGAACTCTCCGGCGGCCAGCGCCAGCGTGTCGCCATCGCCCGCGCGCTGGCCCCGTCACCGAGCTTCCTGATCGCCGACGAGCCGGTCTCCATGCTGGACGTCTCGATCCGCCTCGGCATCCTCAACCTGCTGGCCACCCTGCAACGCGAGGAGGACCTGGGCGTCCTCTACATCACCCACGACCTGGCCACCGCCCGGCACTTCTCCGACGACATCCTGGTCATGTACCAGGGCCGCATCGTCGAACGGGGCCCCGCCGACGACGTGATCCTGAGGCCTCGGCACGAATACACGAAAACCCTGGCCGACGCGTCGCCGGACCCGGAGCGCCGCCTCCGGTCCAGCCCTTCTCCGGAACGCTGAGCGCGATCCGGTCCAGCCCTTCTCCGGAACGCTGAGCGCGGCTCGATCCGGTTGCGGCGCCGACGAGTGTGACGCCTAACCGCAAGATGCGGTGGGCCGAGTCGCTTGCGGATGCGAGCGGCACCGGTCACCAACGAAGGCGTAGCGCCCGCAGCGGTCACCAACTGGTGATCTTCCTGGCGATTCGCACCGACAACGTGAAGCCCAGCATAGGACGCGCGCTGGTCTTCCCCTCCATCCAGGATTTTCCGGTGACTATCGGCAACTCTGGGACAACGCGTCGCCCTACGGCATCGACTCCAGACGGCCGTATTCGACACGGCGCGTCACACCGTCGCCGCCGCCCGCACCGCTGTCCCGGCACATTCCCAACTTCCCGGGCATTCAGCAGCGCAATGATCTGCAAGCGGCCTCGACATTCTGGGCGACCTTTCCTCAACGACATGGCCAAACTCGAAGAAGTCCGCACCGATTTCCTGCGGGACTGCTACGCCAGTAGCGGCGCCCTGTCGCAATACGCGATGATCAGCAAACAGATCCTTCACTCGCGGTACGCGTTGCTGAGGCAGAAGCGTGGGCCCGGGGTCGTGACGGTGAGTGCCTTGACCGTGCGGGGTCTCCTTACGGCCGTGACCGCCAACTCGACGAACAGGCTCCGGCGATCACCATCGGTGACCTCAGCTGGACACGGCATACCCGGGTGTCACTGCGGCAGCACGATCTCGGTCAGTGATGCTGACATCAGCGGGTGCGGTCCTGTTCTCGGTCACGGTTGTCTTCGCAAACACCATGATCACCAACGGGTCGCACCCGTCCTACATGGACCCATCCCGATCGCGGGACCACACAAAATCCCAGCTAACGAACCTCTCAACCGACTACGCAACAGCCCTGGATACCCCTCTGGCCTGCTGTACGGATACGGAACGCCGCACATGAATCAACCGATGACTATGTCAACTGTGCGACAGTGTCTTTCGGTGTCAAAAATCTAACCGATATAGTTGCTCCAACTTTCGGTGGTTCGGCTCCGGCTCGGAAGGCGGAGTTTTTGAACGCTCCTCCATTTTTCTCGTGAGCCAACGCCTCAATTACCCGGCGGCCTCAGGGGAGCGGTCGCAAATAGAATCGGCCCATCTGCGCACTCTCTTGTCTGGCTTGAAAGGAAGCTGTTGCCCATGTCCGGCACTTCCGGTCATTTTGACCCCTCAAGAGTCGGTGGAAGGCAAACCCCTGACTCTGACTTCATAGATCTGGAGGCTTTAACGCACGCCGAGCAGGTTTTGGTTTGGATAACAACGGCAGCGTTGAGTGGAAGCATCGGCAATGCCGCGTACGACTGGTTGAAAAGTGTCGGGCAGAAGAGTTCCCTATTTCGCCGGAAGCCCAAGACGGAGCCGACCGAGCAAGTTGCAATGGAGATTGCAGAGGCGACTGTCAGGGAGCGGATAAAGTGGCCAGAAATTGGTGCTCCAGAAGTCATTGAAAGGCGACTCGAGTGGGTTCAGGAAGGCGGCTTCTCCGTTCACCTCTATATGAATTCAGGAGCTTCGTACGTCGTCGTGATCGAACCGGGTGCGGAAACTCGTGAAGGGGCAGTAAGGGTATCGATAGAGGCGCGCAATGGAGACTGAGGAGATCAGGCGCCAGAACCGCTCGTCACTGCTGTTGATTACCGGTGTCCCGATCGCACTGTTAATATTGATAACAGGGTCAGTGATTTTTACTGTCGTTGCCTTGAAAAGCGGATTAACCGTAGGCCTGACCTATCTAATCACCTTTGTGGTGCCTCTGTTGTTGGCGACTTTTATTTCCCTGATTCGTG from Actinoplanes derwentensis includes these protein-coding regions:
- a CDS encoding ABC transporter substrate-binding protein, with the translated sequence MTLILAACSDSGTGKAADSTITIFNGANGTIVENWNPFSPTQLQPAQGPIYEALYWYNVATEAAPQPMLGTDYGWNADGTELTITTREGVQWSDGQPFSAKDVAFTFDLIKRNKAINATGLTLTGSVAKDDKTAVLTFAKKSFTNEAAIIGHTPIIPEHVWSTIGDPAKTINQNPVGTGPFKLKSFSSQSYLLEKNPNYWQPGKPKIQNVRYLSLATADAASAALTAGQVDWMSSFLPGLEQLLQNHKELSYVNTPVLTASIFTCANAALGCSGPQTETAVRQAIYHALNRDQLNKLAGGGFAGTASPTLLLPERDRKWISDPSQVTIPGTPDVARANQILDDAGWVRGGDGIRTKEGQKLTLTVQSVTGWSDFISLNDAMAQQLKEVGIELKPTQLSWNEWNNNQVQGRYQLSLDSIGLGANANPYHTYQPKYATVTTAKVGETASTSGNYSRYSNPVVDRAVEIAAGTNDEAVQQEQYTIIQKEITRDLPYIPIYVNSLLTEFNTSRATGWPTDENKYALPASWKVWDNGIVLATIEPVE
- a CDS encoding ABC transporter permease, with the protein product MYHLLRKLGFYLIAFWAAVTVNFAIPRLMPGDPVEIMLSKLGQKGPVTPETRQAVEALLGTGTSRPVWSQYSDYLAGLARGDLGVSVVFFPAPVSTIIGQTLPWTIGLIGLATVISFLTGVGLGTLAGWKRGSWLDNLIPVTTMFQSVPYFWLALILLFLLGSVWPFFPLNGGYDVYNVTPGWNGPFLGSVLYYGTLPALTIIISSIGGWMLGMRNMMVATLSEDYMLTAEAKGLRPGRIMRRYAARNAVLPSVSGFAISLGFVVAGSIVTEAVFSYPGIGSALLQAVGGNDYALMQGIFLIITLAVLGANLLVDLLYSVIDPRTRATS
- a CDS encoding ABC transporter permease, yielding MSGKLTAGLILGAPIVIFGLIGPLLVQDPSRVGDIGLAGPSGGHLLGTTQTGQDILAQLAYATRGSLIVGAIVGVLTLLLSGFFGIVGAYAGGWTDEAFSLFTNVMLVIPGLPLVIVISTYLPERSLVLVSIVLAITSWAGAARVLRGSTLSLRNRDYVRASRVAGEKRWRILLVEILPNLIPLLAAQVVFAIIFAILGEAGLSYLGLGATGSFTWGTMLYYAQNGLALRLGAWWWFVPPGLLLALFGAALALINFSIDEIINPRLRDQTRAARRGWRMSREQLRKAKEATL
- a CDS encoding ABC transporter ATP-binding protein, whose amino-acid sequence is MSEPVLSVEDFSVDYLVDPVVHAVKNVTFSLARGEVLGLAGESGCGKSTLAYGMVRLLKPPAAVTSGRVVAGDVDWGSLGPEELRAARWDRISMVFQGAMNSLNPVITIREQLEDVYLTHRPRMSRRERRDRCGELLERVGVDRARLRSYPHELSGGMRQRVMIAMAMALEPAVMIMDEPTTALDVVVQRDILREISRLRDELGFAVLFITHDLPLLLEISDRIAVMKDGSIVELASASGLYTDPQHPYTQQLLAAFPSLTGSRGAFLRAAS
- a CDS encoding ABC transporter ATP-binding protein, encoding MSELVAQGLTKVYRGGIRAVDDVSLTLAHGRTTALVGQSGSGKSTIANLLLQLERPSAGRILLDGVPVRRRGLKQYRRTVQMVFQDPFASLNPFHTVAHHLARPLNLHNPRLAVAETGNRVARLLERVHLDPALAGRRPHELSGGQRQRVAIARALAPSPSFLIADEPVSMLDVSIRLGILNLLATLQREEDLGVLYITHDLATARHFSDDILVMYQGRIVERGPADDVILRPRHEYTKTLADASPDPERRLRSSPSPER